One genomic segment of Natrononativus amylolyticus includes these proteins:
- a CDS encoding DNA-3-methyladenine glycosylase family protein, which yields METGSIPIDDLSGGLDLYRTLESGQTYLWRREDGRMYGGEPNPVAWYCTVLNGTEPTFADVSDGGPAVIRARQRDGTLEWQSTDGVDGETAVRRLLRLDDDLESIAAGAPADPLLAEAYAAHDGMRLVEDPAFGTLISFICSAQMRVSRIHGMVKTLADEYGRPVSFDGERYRAFPTPEELAVATEAELRDLGLGYRAPYVARTAEMVASGEAHPADARELPYEEAREYLTRFVGVGEKVADCVLLFALDFDEAVPLDTWIRTAIEDHYPDCDRGSYADTSRAIRERFGDEHAGYAQTYVFHHLRTGE from the coding sequence ATGGAGACCGGTTCGATCCCGATCGACGACCTGTCGGGCGGCCTCGACCTGTACCGGACGCTCGAGAGCGGCCAGACCTACCTGTGGCGCCGCGAGGACGGCCGAATGTACGGCGGCGAACCGAACCCCGTCGCGTGGTACTGCACCGTCCTCAACGGCACGGAGCCGACGTTCGCCGACGTCTCCGACGGCGGTCCGGCGGTGATCCGCGCCCGCCAGCGCGACGGTACCCTCGAGTGGCAGTCGACCGACGGCGTCGACGGCGAGACCGCGGTCCGACGGCTCCTGCGACTGGACGACGACCTCGAGTCGATCGCCGCCGGGGCGCCTGCGGACCCGCTGCTCGCGGAGGCCTACGCCGCCCACGACGGGATGCGGCTGGTCGAGGACCCCGCCTTCGGGACGCTGATTTCGTTCATCTGTTCGGCCCAGATGCGGGTGAGCCGCATCCACGGAATGGTGAAGACGCTGGCCGACGAGTACGGCCGACCGGTCTCGTTCGACGGCGAGCGCTACCGCGCGTTTCCGACCCCCGAAGAACTGGCCGTTGCGACGGAGGCCGAGCTTCGAGACCTCGGTCTCGGCTACCGCGCCCCGTACGTGGCTCGGACGGCGGAGATGGTCGCCAGCGGCGAGGCCCACCCGGCCGACGCGCGGGAGTTGCCGTACGAGGAGGCGCGGGAGTACCTGACGCGGTTCGTCGGCGTCGGCGAGAAGGTTGCCGACTGCGTGTTGCTGTTCGCCCTCGACTTCGACGAGGCCGTGCCGCTCGATACGTGGATCAGAACGGCGATCGAGGACCACTACCCCGACTGCGACCGCGGTTCGTACGCGGACACCTCGCGGGCGATCCGCGAGCGGTTCGGCGACGAACACGCGGGGTACGCACAGACGTACGTCTTCCATCACCTCCGAACCGGCGAGTGA
- a CDS encoding DUF555 domain-containing protein, with product MNCRVVVEAAVPVFDVETEDEAIRIAISKTGEMLNPDLNYVEINMGTRTSPSGEELPPAFIAADEALVALELEMTVFNVEREEHASRIARKEIGQRLENIPLEVLEVVVLEDEDEHEASEDDESDESSNADEQAENHEGDEESDDVLPEFEDLLE from the coding sequence ATGAATTGCAGGGTTGTCGTCGAGGCTGCCGTCCCGGTGTTCGACGTGGAGACCGAAGACGAAGCGATTCGGATCGCCATCTCGAAGACTGGCGAAATGTTGAACCCTGATCTGAACTACGTCGAGATCAACATGGGAACGCGCACCTCGCCGTCGGGCGAGGAACTCCCCCCTGCGTTTATCGCCGCCGACGAGGCGCTGGTCGCGCTCGAACTAGAGATGACCGTTTTCAACGTCGAGCGAGAGGAACACGCCTCGAGAATCGCGCGCAAGGAGATCGGCCAGCGCCTCGAGAACATCCCGCTCGAGGTGCTCGAGGTGGTGGTTCTCGAAGACGAGGACGAACACGAAGCGAGCGAAGACGACGAGAGCGACGAATCGTCGAACGCCGACGAGCAAGCGGAGAACCACGAGGGGGACGAGGAATCCGACGACGTTCTTCCCGAGTTCGAAGACCTCCTCGAGTAG
- a CDS encoding UPF0058 family protein, translating to MKKQELIHLHGLLAEVSNQCAEWNDCRINLDEYESLGIRPTSIHKSKTDHKAAVFALAGGITHDMREEETEAVAATAD from the coding sequence ATGAAGAAACAGGAACTCATTCACCTTCACGGCCTTCTTGCGGAGGTATCGAACCAGTGTGCAGAGTGGAACGACTGTCGGATTAACCTCGATGAGTACGAATCGCTTGGGATTCGACCGACATCAATCCACAAATCGAAAACCGATCACAAGGCCGCTGTTTTTGCACTCGCCGGGGGAATCACTCATGACATGCGTGAAGAGGAGACGGAAGCAGTCGCCGCAACCGCAGACTAA
- a CDS encoding transcription initiation factor IIB produces the protein MTDTKIRTYTGETERDESARTDEQEHCPECGGRLVSDTEHAETVCSDCGLVVEEDEIDRGPEWRAFDSAEKDEKSRVGAPTTNMMHDQGLSTNIGWQDKDAYGKALSSRQRQKMQRLRTWNERFRTRDSKERNLKQALGEIDRMASALGLPENVRETASVIYRRALEDDLLPGRSIEGVATASLYAAARQAGTPRSLDEISAVSRVDRMELTRTYRYIVRELGLEVQPADPEHYLPRFISGLDLSDETERTARELLDSARRKGVHSGKSPVGLAAAGVYAAALLTNEKVTQNDVSEVANISEVTIRNRYKELLEASESTAAAV, from the coding sequence ATGACAGATACGAAAATCCGAACCTACACTGGCGAGACAGAGCGGGACGAGAGTGCCCGAACTGACGAGCAAGAGCACTGCCCCGAGTGTGGCGGCCGACTCGTCTCCGACACCGAGCACGCCGAGACGGTCTGTAGCGACTGCGGGCTCGTCGTCGAGGAGGACGAGATCGACCGCGGGCCGGAGTGGCGCGCGTTCGATTCGGCCGAGAAGGACGAGAAGAGCCGCGTCGGCGCCCCCACCACGAACATGATGCACGATCAGGGGCTCTCGACGAACATCGGCTGGCAGGACAAAGACGCCTACGGCAAGGCGTTGAGTTCGCGCCAGCGACAGAAGATGCAGCGTCTCCGCACCTGGAACGAGCGCTTTCGCACCCGCGACAGCAAAGAGCGCAACCTCAAGCAGGCCCTCGGCGAGATCGACCGCATGGCCAGTGCGCTCGGCCTCCCGGAGAACGTCCGCGAGACCGCGAGCGTGATCTACCGCCGGGCGCTCGAGGACGACCTCCTGCCGGGGCGGTCGATCGAGGGCGTCGCGACGGCGTCGCTGTACGCCGCCGCCCGCCAGGCCGGCACCCCCCGCAGCCTCGACGAGATCTCGGCGGTCAGCCGCGTCGACCGGATGGAGCTCACCCGCACCTACCGCTACATCGTCCGCGAACTCGGCCTCGAGGTCCAGCCCGCCGACCCGGAGCACTACCTGCCCCGGTTCATCAGCGGCCTCGATCTCTCCGACGAGACCGAACGGACGGCGCGGGAACTGCTCGACTCCGCTCGACGCAAGGGCGTCCACAGCGGGAAATCGCCGGTCGGCCTCGCGGCCGCTGGCGTCTACGCAGCGGCGCTGCTCACCAACGAGAAGGTCACCCAGAACGACGTCAGCGAGGTCGCCAACATCTCCGAAGTGACGATCCGCAACCGGTACAAGGAGCTGCTCGAGGCCTCGGAGTCGACGGCGGCGGCGGTCTGA
- a CDS encoding DUF357 domain-containing protein yields the protein MTADLAEKTDRYGLLLGEALEAATVAPPAETPMADAAAECYEMAESYFEDGRHFREQDDLVNALASFSYGHAWLDAGARIGLFDVPSEGHLFTV from the coding sequence ATGACTGCCGACCTCGCCGAAAAGACCGACCGGTACGGCCTCCTGCTCGGAGAGGCCCTCGAGGCGGCGACGGTCGCCCCGCCTGCAGAAACGCCGATGGCCGACGCCGCAGCCGAGTGTTACGAGATGGCCGAGTCCTACTTCGAGGACGGACGGCACTTTCGCGAACAGGACGATCTCGTCAACGCGCTGGCGTCGTTTTCGTACGGACACGCCTGGCTCGACGCCGGCGCCCGGATCGGCCTGTTCGACGTGCCGTCCGAGGGACACCTGTTTACCGTCTGA
- a CDS encoding DUF389 domain-containing protein: MRVIQLRVTDDERPSVFDVLDDEGIDYVVTQETDDASLVQFPIPTQAVEHVFTRLREAGFDDQEYTVVMAAEAARTEHIDDLETRYVLGDEGGDNVAHEEIRSKALEMTPGNVTYYAMTLLSAFVATAGLLLDSPAIVVGSMVIAPQMSAALTGTVGTVLNDRKMIVNGVGSLVGGLVVAVLGSLAFAWFIRMTGFIPATVDISAIRQVEHRISPGLLAMLIGICAGAAGAFGLATALPVSLVGVMIAAALIPAAAAVGIGIAWGYPLVALGALVLLTVNTVAIVLSGLVVFWYLGYRPLDWVGGNLRSNVTRDRIGAIALAVLVLSAVMLGAGLVLGQHVAFESTASEETHAALSGDEYDDLELREIRADFYDHGLISDSYEVTIVIERPADEPYEEFPDEVAQRISDRTQQEVTVSVEFVEGGTSSGTVGSISPPGH, encoded by the coding sequence ATGCGGGTAATCCAGCTACGCGTCACCGACGACGAGCGGCCGTCGGTGTTCGACGTCCTCGACGACGAGGGAATCGATTACGTGGTCACTCAGGAAACCGACGACGCGTCGCTGGTGCAGTTTCCGATTCCGACGCAGGCCGTTGAGCACGTGTTTACGCGGCTCCGGGAGGCCGGATTCGACGACCAGGAGTATACGGTCGTGATGGCGGCTGAGGCCGCTCGAACGGAGCACATCGACGACCTCGAGACGCGGTACGTCCTCGGTGACGAGGGTGGCGACAACGTGGCCCACGAGGAGATCCGATCGAAAGCCCTCGAGATGACGCCCGGAAATGTCACCTATTACGCGATGACGCTGCTCTCGGCGTTCGTCGCGACCGCCGGGCTGTTGCTCGATTCGCCGGCGATCGTCGTCGGCTCGATGGTGATCGCCCCGCAGATGAGCGCCGCGTTAACGGGAACGGTCGGGACGGTGCTGAACGACCGGAAGATGATCGTCAACGGCGTCGGCTCGCTCGTCGGCGGGCTCGTCGTCGCCGTTCTCGGCTCGCTCGCGTTCGCGTGGTTCATCAGGATGACCGGGTTCATCCCGGCGACGGTCGACATCAGCGCGATTCGACAGGTCGAACACCGCATCTCGCCGGGGCTGCTCGCGATGCTCATCGGCATCTGTGCCGGCGCCGCCGGCGCGTTCGGACTCGCGACCGCGCTCCCGGTGTCGCTGGTCGGCGTCATGATCGCCGCGGCGCTGATCCCCGCCGCGGCCGCAGTCGGCATCGGTATCGCCTGGGGCTACCCGCTGGTCGCACTCGGTGCGTTGGTTCTGCTCACCGTCAACACCGTTGCGATCGTTCTCTCGGGGCTCGTCGTCTTCTGGTACCTCGGTTACCGCCCCCTCGACTGGGTCGGCGGCAACCTCCGGTCGAACGTCACCCGCGACCGCATCGGCGCCATCGCGCTGGCGGTTCTCGTCCTCTCGGCGGTCATGCTCGGCGCCGGTCTCGTCCTCGGTCAGCACGTCGCCTTCGAAAGCACGGCCAGCGAGGAGACCCACGCCGCTCTCTCCGGCGACGAGTACGACGACCTCGAGCTACGCGAGATCCGGGCGGACTTCTACGATCACGGTCTCATCTCCGACAGCTACGAGGTCACGATCGTCATCGAGCGGCCCGCGGACGAACCGTACGAGGAGTTCCCGGACGAGGTCGCCCAGCGGATCTCCGATCGGACCCAACAGGAGGTGACGGTGAGCGTCGAGTTCGTCGAGGGCGGCACCTCGAGCGGAACCGTCGGTTCGATCTCCCCGCCGGGGCACTGA
- the grxC gene encoding glutaredoxin 3: protein MSEQPRVEIYTKDACPYCEKAKDLFNAKGVEYETYNVTGDDELFEEMVERAGGRRTAPEVFIDDELVGGWDETHALEEAGELDERLGLVTDGGGETQHWNMIIAGTGIAGLTAAIYAGRSNNDPLVIEGDEPGGQLTLTTDVANYPGFPDGISGPDLVNNMKAQATQFGAELKNGIVERVDASSRPFRIELTNGDVYTADAVIAASGASARTLGIPGEDELMGYGLSTCATCDGAFFRGEDMLVVGGGDAAMEEATFLTKFADTVYLAHRREEFRAEDYWIDRVHEKVEEGEIEIMKNTELLEVHGSQEAGVDYVTLVENDKGHPTDRLEDPETNEFEFDVGAVFLAIGHTPNTDYLEGTGVEMDDEGYLRTQGGDGGGQTETDVPGIFGAGDVVDYHYQQAVTAAGMGSKAAIDADEYLEDLERANSSTEAEAAADD, encoded by the coding sequence ATGAGCGAGCAGCCTCGAGTCGAGATCTACACCAAAGACGCGTGTCCGTACTGCGAGAAGGCCAAGGACCTCTTCAACGCGAAGGGAGTCGAGTACGAGACGTACAACGTGACCGGTGACGACGAGCTGTTCGAGGAGATGGTCGAGCGCGCCGGGGGCCGCCGGACCGCCCCCGAGGTGTTCATCGACGACGAACTCGTCGGCGGCTGGGACGAGACTCACGCCCTCGAAGAGGCCGGAGAACTCGACGAGCGACTCGGGCTCGTTACCGACGGGGGCGGGGAGACCCAACACTGGAACATGATCATCGCAGGAACCGGGATCGCCGGTCTTACGGCCGCGATTTACGCCGGCCGATCGAACAACGATCCGCTGGTCATCGAGGGCGACGAGCCCGGCGGCCAGCTGACGCTGACGACCGACGTCGCGAACTACCCCGGCTTCCCCGACGGGATCAGCGGCCCGGACCTCGTCAACAACATGAAAGCGCAGGCGACGCAGTTCGGCGCCGAGCTGAAAAACGGGATCGTCGAGCGCGTCGACGCCTCCTCGCGCCCGTTCCGTATCGAACTCACCAACGGCGACGTCTACACCGCCGACGCGGTCATCGCCGCCTCCGGCGCCAGCGCCCGCACCCTCGGTATTCCCGGCGAGGACGAACTCATGGGGTACGGGCTCTCGACGTGTGCGACCTGCGACGGCGCGTTCTTCCGCGGCGAGGACATGCTCGTCGTCGGCGGCGGCGACGCCGCCATGGAGGAGGCCACCTTCCTCACGAAGTTCGCCGACACCGTCTACCTGGCCCACCGCCGCGAGGAGTTCCGCGCGGAGGACTACTGGATCGACCGCGTCCACGAGAAGGTCGAGGAGGGCGAGATCGAGATCATGAAGAACACCGAACTGCTCGAGGTCCACGGCTCCCAGGAAGCGGGCGTCGACTACGTCACCCTCGTCGAGAACGACAAGGGGCACCCGACCGACCGCCTCGAGGACCCCGAGACGAACGAGTTCGAGTTCGACGTCGGCGCGGTCTTCCTCGCCATCGGCCACACCCCGAACACCGACTACCTCGAGGGAACCGGCGTCGAGATGGACGACGAGGGCTATCTCCGCACCCAGGGTGGCGACGGCGGCGGCCAGACCGAGACCGACGTCCCCGGCATCTTCGGCGCCGGTGACGTCGTCGACTACCACTACCAGCAGGCGGTCACCGCCGCGGGAATGGGCTCGAAGGCGGCGATCGACGCCGACGAGTACCTCGAGGACCTCGAGCGCGCGAACTCGAGCACCGAGGCCGAAGCGGCGGCCGACGACTGA
- a CDS encoding SH3 domain-containing protein yields the protein MEWSRRTLIRTAGASIGTTAVLGASLPASASFQDGDTVRTTTDLNGREGPGLDYEVKRAYPEGTEGEIMNGPETADGITWWGIHFSSYGEWVWCSGNYLEDASGGDCTDRFHTSQNVDDLARIIMSEASISDTPARTAVGFTVPTRMEQQGVTSVRDVWDAYAIGQDPTAEMIDLADDILACAVADNSGGATHFYSPMSMPKEGEDTSGYDTDGGLEWTEGLDERNYRPGWSLDLERVYVDGVPEMEFKFYR from the coding sequence ATGGAGTGGTCACGACGAACGCTGATCCGAACTGCAGGAGCCTCGATCGGAACGACCGCGGTCCTCGGCGCGTCGCTCCCGGCGAGTGCGTCGTTTCAGGACGGCGACACCGTTCGGACGACGACGGACCTCAACGGTCGGGAAGGACCAGGACTCGACTACGAAGTCAAGCGCGCCTATCCCGAGGGGACCGAGGGCGAGATTATGAACGGGCCCGAAACCGCCGACGGGATCACCTGGTGGGGAATCCACTTCTCCTCGTACGGCGAGTGGGTCTGGTGTTCCGGAAACTACCTCGAGGACGCCTCTGGCGGCGACTGTACGGACCGGTTCCACACCAGCCAGAACGTCGACGACCTCGCACGGATCATCATGTCCGAGGCGTCGATCAGCGACACGCCGGCGCGGACGGCCGTCGGGTTTACGGTGCCGACCAGGATGGAACAGCAGGGCGTTACCAGCGTCCGCGACGTCTGGGACGCCTATGCGATCGGACAGGATCCGACCGCCGAGATGATCGATCTCGCCGACGACATCCTCGCCTGCGCCGTCGCGGACAACAGCGGCGGTGCGACGCACTTCTACTCGCCGATGAGCATGCCAAAAGAGGGCGAGGACACGAGCGGCTACGACACCGACGGCGGCCTCGAGTGGACCGAGGGGCTCGACGAGCGCAACTACCGCCCCGGCTGGTCGCTCGATCTCGAGCGGGTGTACGTCGACGGCGTGCCGGAGATGGAGTTCAAGTTCTACAGATAA
- a CDS encoding thiol-disulfide oxidoreductase DCC family protein produces MSPEIPDDHPIVLFDGVCNLCNGFVQFIVPRDPEGRFHFASLQSDVGRQLLAEHDLPTDELESIVLIEGDDCHVKSAAVIRIATKLGGIYRLLGPCRFLPRRVRDWAYEFVAARRYRWFGEKDQCMMPTGDVRTRFLE; encoded by the coding sequence ATGAGCCCGGAGATCCCCGACGACCACCCGATCGTCCTCTTCGACGGCGTCTGCAACCTCTGTAACGGCTTCGTGCAGTTTATCGTGCCTCGAGACCCCGAGGGACGGTTCCACTTCGCGTCGCTGCAGTCGGACGTCGGCCGGCAGCTGCTCGCCGAACACGACCTGCCGACGGACGAACTCGAGTCGATCGTGCTCATCGAGGGCGACGACTGTCACGTGAAGTCGGCGGCGGTCATCCGGATCGCCACGAAACTGGGCGGCATCTACCGGCTGCTCGGGCCCTGTCGGTTCCTTCCCCGACGCGTTCGCGACTGGGCGTACGAGTTCGTCGCCGCTCGGCGCTACCGGTGGTTCGGCGAGAAAGACCAGTGCATGATGCCGACCGGCGACGTGCGGACGCGGTTTCTCGAGTGA
- a CDS encoding VOC family protein produces MHAILDHVMMRVEDLDESLEWYTTHLGYEEKGRWEADTFTNVYLAPEDVHDDGALLELTYNHDDRSYELGDAWGHIAVRVPEGELEDAYQKLMDEGVEDYRDPESCGGHYAFVKDPDGHEIEIVQRDEGARWSIDHTMIRVEDADEALGFWTRKFEYEHTGRWESDTFANYFMKPEDAADEAMAVELTYNYDGRSYELGDAWGHLCVRADDLEDDWETLMEREAEEYRDPDSCDNRYAFTRDQDGHEIEILERE; encoded by the coding sequence ATGCACGCGATCCTCGACCACGTCATGATGCGCGTCGAAGACCTCGACGAATCCCTCGAGTGGTACACGACCCACCTCGGCTACGAGGAGAAGGGGCGCTGGGAGGCGGACACGTTCACGAACGTCTATCTCGCACCCGAGGACGTCCACGACGACGGTGCGCTGCTCGAGCTCACCTACAACCACGACGATCGCAGCTACGAGCTGGGCGACGCCTGGGGCCACATCGCCGTCCGCGTCCCCGAGGGTGAACTCGAGGACGCCTACCAGAAGCTCATGGACGAGGGCGTCGAGGACTACCGCGATCCCGAGTCCTGCGGGGGCCACTACGCGTTCGTGAAGGACCCCGACGGCCACGAGATCGAGATCGTCCAGCGCGACGAGGGCGCCCGCTGGTCGATCGACCACACGATGATCCGCGTCGAGGACGCCGACGAGGCGCTCGGTTTCTGGACCCGCAAGTTCGAGTACGAACACACCGGCCGCTGGGAGTCGGACACGTTCGCGAACTACTTCATGAAACCCGAGGACGCGGCCGACGAGGCGATGGCCGTCGAACTCACCTACAACTACGACGGCCGCAGCTACGAGCTGGGCGACGCCTGGGGCCACCTCTGCGTGCGCGCTGACGACCTCGAGGACGACTGGGAGACGCTGATGGAGCGCGAGGCCGAGGAGTACCGCGATCCGGACTCCTGCGACAACCGGTACGCGTTCACGAGAGATCAGGACGGTCACGAAATCGAGATCCTCGAGCGGGAGTAG
- a CDS encoding Na+/H+ antiporter NhaC family protein, translating to MAEFGVLSLVPPLLAIVLAIVTRRPILSIFIGVWSGGVIYTGGLGVGQTFAWITDSIADVFHAQILLFTLLLGSGVALIWRLGGAMAVRNWATARLETQRTTGLVTWALGLAMFFDDYANTAIVGSTMREISDQMRISREKLSYIVDSTAAPVATIMLSSWVAFQLSMIETGYEGLLEDTDAAEADVPGVFATFVQSIPYNTYALLAIVMVAIVVFTRRDYGEMLDAEHRSWKTGKVSRDDATPLQEVEEDLGDPIEDRPMLRTFFTPVVVLIVVTLAGAFWTGYEAWLADQQEEGATTSLEAAMGDDGALQVLVEVVGAGDFAAALVWGSFAMVLAAILIGLAYGLFDLGDGVDTVMDGFGIMLTAVTILVLAWAISAVAEDLGTGDYVAGAAGGVVSPELLPIVVLFVAAFVAFTMGSSWATMGIVTPIAIQVAYELTGTFELMPIVVGAVFSGAIFGDHTSPISDTSVLSSTFTGADLIDHVRTQFYYAATVMLVVMLCYALYGYLGVPPAVFLPLGVALLVGLVYGLSELDARRKGVDPVASRTEPSQRARADRPSSPGDE from the coding sequence ATGGCCGAGTTCGGGGTCCTTTCGCTCGTTCCGCCGTTGCTCGCGATCGTCCTCGCAATCGTCACGCGACGACCGATCCTGTCGATCTTCATCGGCGTCTGGTCGGGCGGCGTGATCTACACCGGCGGACTCGGTGTCGGACAGACGTTCGCCTGGATCACCGACTCGATCGCCGACGTGTTTCACGCCCAGATCCTGCTGTTCACGCTGTTGCTCGGCTCCGGCGTCGCGCTCATCTGGCGCCTCGGCGGCGCGATGGCGGTTCGGAACTGGGCGACGGCACGACTCGAGACCCAGCGCACCACCGGGTTAGTCACCTGGGCGCTGGGGCTCGCGATGTTCTTCGACGACTACGCCAACACGGCGATCGTCGGCAGTACGATGCGCGAGATCTCCGATCAGATGCGGATCTCCCGCGAGAAACTGTCGTACATCGTCGACTCGACGGCCGCGCCGGTCGCGACGATCATGCTCTCGAGCTGGGTCGCCTTTCAGCTGTCGATGATCGAAACGGGGTACGAGGGCCTGCTCGAGGACACCGACGCCGCCGAGGCCGACGTCCCCGGGGTGTTCGCGACGTTCGTCCAGTCGATCCCGTACAACACCTACGCGCTGCTCGCGATCGTCATGGTCGCGATCGTCGTCTTCACGCGCCGGGATTACGGCGAGATGCTCGACGCGGAACACCGCTCGTGGAAGACCGGGAAGGTGAGCCGGGACGACGCGACGCCGCTGCAGGAAGTCGAGGAGGACCTCGGCGATCCGATCGAGGACCGGCCGATGCTGCGGACGTTCTTTACCCCGGTCGTCGTGTTGATCGTCGTCACCCTCGCCGGGGCGTTCTGGACGGGGTACGAGGCCTGGCTCGCCGATCAGCAAGAGGAGGGCGCGACGACCTCGCTCGAGGCCGCGATGGGAGACGACGGCGCACTCCAGGTGCTCGTCGAGGTCGTCGGCGCCGGCGACTTCGCCGCGGCGCTCGTCTGGGGCTCGTTCGCGATGGTGCTCGCTGCGATCCTGATCGGGCTCGCCTACGGGCTGTTCGATCTCGGCGACGGCGTCGACACCGTCATGGACGGGTTCGGGATCATGCTCACCGCGGTGACGATCCTCGTACTCGCCTGGGCGATCAGCGCGGTCGCGGAGGATCTCGGCACCGGCGACTACGTCGCGGGCGCCGCCGGGGGCGTCGTCTCGCCCGAACTGCTTCCGATCGTCGTCCTGTTCGTCGCGGCGTTCGTCGCGTTCACGATGGGGTCGTCGTGGGCGACGATGGGGATCGTGACGCCGATCGCCATCCAGGTCGCCTACGAGCTCACCGGGACGTTCGAGCTGATGCCGATCGTCGTCGGAGCGGTGTTCTCCGGGGCGATTTTCGGCGACCACACCTCGCCGATCTCGGACACCTCGGTGCTCTCCTCGACGTTCACCGGCGCGGACCTGATCGACCACGTTCGGACGCAGTTTTACTACGCCGCGACGGTGATGCTGGTCGTCATGCTCTGTTACGCGCTCTACGGCTACCTCGGCGTGCCGCCGGCAGTTTTCCTGCCGCTCGGCGTGGCGCTGCTGGTCGGGCTCGTCTACGGCCTCTCGGAGCTCGACGCCCGCCGCAAGGGCGTCGATCCCGTCGCCTCCCGGACGGAGCCGAGCCAGCGCGCTCGAGCCGACCGCCCGTCCTCGCCCGGCGACGAGTGA
- a CDS encoding response regulator transcription factor yields the protein MASGGCPLSDPTVLIADDERQLTDVYAQWVEDRYTTRTAYCGDEAMELLDETVDIAVLDRQMPGCSGEEIVTKIRNSGYDCRTALISANEPTLEMVDVEYDLYQVKPLTDPDEFQSLLEALCRRSVYDPETQRVLALASKKRDLEAYVAESRRQNSSQYDRLCDELEALSDKLTDVRETLEAEGLSLPF from the coding sequence GTGGCTTCTGGGGGGTGTCCGCTATCTGATCCGACGGTGTTGATCGCAGACGACGAACGTCAGCTTACCGACGTGTACGCACAGTGGGTCGAAGACCGCTACACGACGCGAACCGCCTACTGCGGCGACGAGGCGATGGAACTGCTCGACGAGACCGTCGATATCGCGGTGCTCGACCGCCAGATGCCGGGGTGCTCCGGCGAAGAGATCGTCACGAAGATCCGAAACAGCGGGTACGACTGTCGAACCGCGCTGATCTCGGCGAACGAGCCTACCCTCGAGATGGTCGACGTCGAGTACGATCTCTACCAGGTCAAGCCGCTCACCGATCCCGACGAGTTCCAGAGCCTTCTCGAGGCGCTGTGTCGACGCTCCGTCTACGACCCGGAGACCCAGCGCGTGCTGGCACTCGCGTCGAAGAAGCGCGATCTCGAGGCGTACGTCGCCGAATCGAGGCGGCAGAACTCCTCGCAGTACGACCGACTGTGCGACGAACTCGAGGCGCTCTCCGACAAACTCACCGACGTTCGAGAGACGCTCGAGGCCGAAGGGTTGTCACTGCCGTTTTAA
- a CDS encoding TIGR04206 family protein: MTADQRPPGGGRTVEAGAGAVRARRRAIRWLFLLSPLVVPWVVIRTGETTLLFPWGTLVVESGQLTPIWTFLDQPGPTPEHIARWPLGAACYAFALCWAATARFGADQRVTAGLFVLVAIVVATVSSGFGVDPNRTALPLGSVHALGLAAWVYLGD; this comes from the coding sequence GTGACCGCGGACCAGCGACCGCCGGGAGGCGGTCGAACAGTCGAGGCGGGTGCCGGGGCGGTTCGAGCGCGGCGGCGGGCGATCCGCTGGCTGTTTCTCCTGTCGCCGCTGGTCGTTCCGTGGGTCGTGATCCGAACCGGGGAGACGACGCTGCTGTTTCCGTGGGGGACCCTCGTCGTCGAGAGCGGGCAGCTGACGCCGATCTGGACGTTTCTCGACCAGCCGGGGCCGACACCCGAACACATCGCTCGCTGGCCCCTCGGCGCGGCCTGCTACGCGTTCGCCCTGTGCTGGGCAGCGACCGCTCGATTCGGAGCCGATCAGCGGGTGACGGCGGGGCTGTTCGTCCTCGTCGCGATCGTCGTCGCCACGGTCTCGAGCGGGTTCGGCGTCGATCCGAACCGGACGGCGCTCCCGCTCGGCTCGGTTCACGCGCTCGGACTCGCCGCCTGGGTGTACCTCGGGGACTGA